One part of the Bacteroidia bacterium genome encodes these proteins:
- a CDS encoding putative Ig domain-containing protein — protein MQTCFLSISQTKYQVYLLFFILIFPFSLPAVDLDKRWIDISVDPIANQCNTEGDMLAFMVNASGGDGALSYSATNLPPGIGINAATGEISGSVSNTAFTGLTYNCSVSVDDADGDPSDKITVNFDWDIYDSPIVVYRVNCGGPLISSIDGGMDWGKDERSSPSSYLSSGGSNTASIHGGMNSYEASVDLSTTPTDIYKSERWDLMGGSQIEYSFPLSDGVYELRVYIGNEDNSTSTPGTRVFDISVEGSVPTLFKDIDLSGKFGHRVGGVFIYPIIINDGSMEIKLINNIVNPLINGIEIISGDSCNLPALYPIAITPFPDQYNEEGQSINLKVTASGGDGPLVYSATGLPPGLSINSSSGLISGTISNTAAVGSPFAVSLSVDDNNLADVNTETSNFSWNIFPSGTAVIDAWTLLEPQISPSHTGRHENSFVKAGNRFYLFGGRESPLLVEAYDFINRSWAQASTPAPYELNHFQPVIQGGYIWVLGAFDDNNFPNESAADSVFIYDPRADAWFSGPEIPIARRRGSAGAVVYDEKIYLIGGNANGHDGGYVAWFDEFDPATGTWTSLTDAPRARDHFQAVIIGSKLYLASGRLSGGPGGVTAPMISEVDVYDFNSSSWSTLAASSNLPTERAGAAAVNFKGNLVVIGGEGNGQAWSTVESLDPATNIWQSLDPLNAARHGTQAIVAGDGIFITSGSPLQGSGNMTNMEVYSKENPPAEAAFTQGQLLSPDLSLSLMPVSIGNSSTTKGKIYNTGGTQGILLMEIDLQANPLEYELIHNLNFPVLLGVDDTAEFTVKYTPQSANPIQGSLVVSHNGSNPALTFTLSGTALPVEWLSFVAEEIGGDAVINWSTARELNNQYFSIERSVDGRVFQEVGRIEGAGNSTELQSYEYIDKDILSYGVDRFLYRLKQVDFDGQYNFSQSLELKLGIPLISYPVPFKDELFIRYQTERFSDPGIRIINSLGQLMFEASNLDGKAYLELDTSDWPGGIYFVQLLARGNKQVFKVLKEEEK, from the coding sequence ATGCAAACGTGCTTTCTGAGTATTTCTCAGACTAAATACCAGGTCTATCTACTATTCTTCATTCTGATTTTTCCTTTTTCTCTGCCAGCGGTAGACCTTGACAAGAGGTGGATCGATATCAGTGTGGATCCCATTGCGAATCAATGCAATACTGAAGGGGATATGCTTGCATTTATGGTTAATGCTTCTGGAGGAGACGGTGCACTCAGTTATTCTGCTACAAATCTTCCTCCGGGTATAGGTATCAATGCGGCTACAGGAGAAATTAGTGGAAGTGTATCAAATACAGCCTTTACAGGACTCACCTATAATTGCAGTGTAAGTGTAGATGATGCAGATGGAGATCCCAGCGATAAAATTACTGTCAATTTTGACTGGGATATATATGATTCGCCAATAGTTGTTTATCGCGTGAATTGTGGAGGTCCTCTGATCTCTTCTATTGATGGTGGAATGGATTGGGGAAAAGATGAACGCTCTAGTCCCTCTAGCTATCTTTCAAGTGGGGGGTCGAATACAGCCTCTATACATGGAGGGATGAATAGTTATGAAGCCTCGGTTGACCTTTCGACAACTCCTACAGATATCTACAAATCAGAAAGATGGGACCTTATGGGTGGTTCGCAAATAGAATATAGTTTCCCCTTAAGTGATGGAGTATATGAATTGAGGGTATATATAGGAAATGAGGATAACAGTACCTCCACACCGGGTACACGGGTTTTTGATATTTCTGTGGAAGGATCTGTACCTACTTTATTCAAGGATATAGACCTAAGTGGAAAGTTTGGGCATAGGGTCGGAGGAGTTTTTATTTATCCTATCATTATCAATGATGGATCTATGGAGATTAAGCTCATAAACAATATAGTTAACCCTCTGATCAATGGCATAGAAATTATTAGTGGTGATTCTTGTAATCTTCCAGCCCTTTATCCCATCGCTATTACCCCTTTTCCCGATCAATATAATGAAGAAGGCCAAAGTATAAATCTAAAAGTCACAGCTAGTGGAGGAGATGGGCCTTTGGTTTATTCAGCCACTGGCCTTCCTCCGGGATTAAGTATCAATTCTTCAAGTGGATTGATTTCTGGTACGATAAGTAATACAGCGGCGGTGGGAAGTCCCTTTGCCGTTAGCCTTAGCGTTGATGATAACAACCTGGCAGATGTAAATACTGAGACGAGCAATTTTAGTTGGAACATCTTTCCATCCGGAACAGCTGTCATAGATGCCTGGACACTGCTGGAACCACAAATCAGTCCCAGCCATACAGGGAGGCATGAAAATTCCTTTGTCAAAGCGGGTAATCGCTTTTACCTTTTTGGAGGGAGGGAAAGTCCCCTTTTGGTAGAAGCTTACGATTTTATCAACCGCAGTTGGGCTCAGGCCAGTACCCCAGCTCCTTATGAGCTTAACCATTTTCAACCGGTAATACAAGGAGGATACATTTGGGTACTCGGAGCTTTTGATGATAATAATTTCCCGAATGAATCTGCAGCGGACAGTGTTTTTATTTATGATCCTCGTGCTGATGCCTGGTTTTCTGGCCCTGAAATACCTATAGCAAGGAGAAGGGGTTCGGCAGGGGCTGTGGTTTATGATGAAAAAATCTACCTGATTGGAGGCAATGCCAATGGGCATGACGGTGGATATGTAGCCTGGTTTGATGAATTTGACCCGGCTACAGGTACCTGGACAAGCCTGACAGATGCCCCCCGCGCACGAGACCATTTTCAGGCAGTAATCATTGGCTCGAAGTTATACCTGGCAAGTGGCAGACTTTCCGGTGGTCCCGGAGGAGTTACGGCCCCAATGATTTCTGAGGTGGATGTTTATGATTTCAATAGCTCTTCCTGGTCAACTCTTGCTGCCTCCAGTAATCTTCCTACAGAAAGAGCGGGAGCAGCTGCAGTCAATTTTAAGGGAAATTTGGTCGTGATTGGCGGAGAGGGCAACGGACAGGCCTGGTCTACGGTAGAATCTTTGGATCCTGCTACGAATATCTGGCAAAGTCTTGATCCCTTGAATGCTGCCCGACATGGCACCCAGGCAATTGTGGCTGGTGATGGAATCTTTATTACCAGTGGTTCCCCTTTACAGGGAAGTGGAAATATGACTAATATGGAAGTCTATAGCAAGGAGAATCCTCCTGCTGAAGCAGCCTTCACTCAGGGCCAATTATTAAGCCCCGATTTAAGTTTGAGCCTCATGCCCGTATCTATTGGTAATTCCTCAACTACCAAAGGGAAAATTTATAATACCGGAGGAACGCAAGGTATCCTGCTTATGGAAATAGACCTGCAAGCCAACCCCTTAGAATATGAGCTTATTCATAATTTGAACTTCCCCGTTTTGTTAGGGGTAGATGATACGGCTGAATTTACCGTAAAATATACTCCCCAAAGTGCTAATCCGATTCAGGGTTCGCTCGTTGTAAGCCATAATGGAAGTAATCCGGCTCTTACTTTTACCTTGAGTGGAACTGCCTTGCCGGTAGAGTGGTTGTCGTTTGTGGCAGAGGAAATAGGAGGGGATGCGGTCATAAACTGGAGCACAGCTCGGGAGCTGAATAATCAGTATTTCTCCATAGAGAGATCTGTGGATGGAAGAGTCTTTCAGGAAGTAGGGCGAATAGAAGGCGCCGGGAATTCTACGGAATTGCAATCCTATGAATATATTGACAAGGATATTCTGTCCTATGGTGTAGATCGATTTTTATACAGATTAAAACAGGTTGATTTTGATGGTCAATACAATTTCAGTCAAAGCCTTGAATTAAAACTGGGAATTCCCCTGATTTCTTATCCTGTGCCTTTTAAAGATGAGTTATTTATTAGGTATCAAACAGAACGTTTTTCCGATCCCGGAATACGGATAATAAATAGCCTGGGGCAACTCATGTTTGAAGCTTCTAATTTGGATGGCAAGGCTTATCTGGAATTGGATACAAGCGATTGGCCGGGAGGGATCTATTTTGTACAGCTTTTGGCAAGGGGCAATAAGCAGGTATTTAAAGTTTTGAAAGAAGAAGAGAAATAG
- a CDS encoding M57 family metalloprotease — MMIYRLRTIAIATAVALGSFFLTSCQPDVLDEDPEMSTTKIETAFDPSVIEQLKTIGVNTEDVEEFEFVYPDGSTESKYRIEKDIVVSRDELKELSQTMSGLRDQEKQYSTNALVSQGSTINVIGYTGGGGYGLSSRMRTALSWAINNYNRLNISLNFTLTYGTNYQPYDMVVYRVPNGQAGGSAGFPSGGDPYKWIQIYSGLDSYSTNVNEHVITHEIGHAVGFRHTDYFSRQSCGQNTNEGSAGVGANHVPGTPTGYDSNSIMLACFSSNEDGEFGSFDVVALEYLY; from the coding sequence ATGATGATCTATCGTCTTAGAACTATTGCAATCGCTACAGCAGTAGCACTCGGAAGCTTTTTTCTCACCTCTTGCCAGCCGGATGTACTGGATGAGGACCCAGAGATGTCAACTACGAAAATTGAGACAGCATTTGATCCCTCGGTAATTGAGCAACTAAAAACTATTGGAGTAAACACCGAGGATGTTGAAGAATTCGAATTTGTTTACCCGGACGGAAGTACTGAAAGCAAGTACAGAATTGAAAAGGATATTGTTGTTTCCCGCGATGAACTCAAAGAACTTAGTCAAACAATGAGTGGCCTTCGCGATCAGGAAAAGCAATACAGTACCAATGCACTGGTTAGCCAGGGTTCTACGATTAATGTAATTGGTTATACTGGTGGAGGCGGATATGGATTGAGTTCCAGAATGAGAACCGCTTTAAGTTGGGCTATAAACAATTACAACCGCCTAAATATCAGTTTGAACTTTACCCTGACTTATGGCACCAACTATCAGCCCTATGATATGGTAGTTTATCGTGTACCAAATGGTCAGGCAGGAGGTTCTGCTGGTTTTCCTAGTGGGGGCGATCCTTACAAGTGGATTCAAATTTACTCAGGCCTTGATTCTTACAGCACCAATGTAAACGAGCACGTAATTACCCATGAGATTGGTCATGCCGTTGGTTTCCGTCACACAGACTATTTCAGTCGTCAAAGCTGTGGACAAAACACCAATGAAGGTAGTGCTGGTGTAGGCGCGAATCATGTACCTGGTACGCCTACCGGCTATGATTCAAATTCAATCATGCTAGCTTGTTTTAGTAGCAATGAAGATGGAGAGTTCGGTAGCTTTGATGTTGTCGCTCTGGAGTATCTCTACTAA
- a CDS encoding YigZ family protein → MKEEGQGFFKDRGSKFYAYAYPVVDMDEIEKHLAHLKKKYHDARHHCYAYRLGMKGESSFSNDDGEPSHSAGTPILSAIRSAELSNVFIVVVRYFGGTKLGIRGLIEAYRSAAEDAIADLEKFPLIIKVRFLLKFRYEQTAELNKLLHPFSFTIEESNYTDSCEHRISMPEENFPPLQNSLEKAGYNIEILT, encoded by the coding sequence ATCAAAGAAGAAGGCCAGGGTTTCTTTAAAGACCGGGGTTCAAAATTCTACGCCTACGCCTATCCGGTTGTGGATATGGATGAAATTGAAAAACATCTCGCGCACTTAAAAAAGAAATACCACGACGCCCGCCATCACTGTTATGCCTATCGATTGGGGATGAAAGGGGAAAGCAGTTTCAGCAATGATGATGGAGAGCCCTCGCATAGTGCTGGTACTCCTATTCTCTCTGCTATCCGATCTGCAGAACTAAGCAATGTTTTCATTGTGGTTGTCAGGTATTTCGGAGGAACAAAGCTGGGCATACGAGGCTTGATAGAAGCCTATAGAAGCGCGGCCGAGGATGCAATTGCTGATCTGGAGAAATTCCCCCTTATTATCAAGGTCCGCTTTCTCCTGAAATTTCGCTACGAGCAAACCGCAGAACTCAATAAACTGTTGCACCCCTTTAGCTTTACCATAGAAGAAAGCAACTATACCGATAGCTGTGAACATCGGATTTCTATGCCCGAGGAAAACTTCCCTCCTCTTCAAAATAGTCTTGAAAAAGCAGGTTATAATATCGAAATATTGACCTGA
- a CDS encoding T9SS type A sorting domain-containing protein, producing the protein MRNRSFSVFLLICFWGISLPAFAQELALLKKTKVRSLQDLELLLEQHVPELGTEASHLELLHFKESPAAYHYLFRQLFKEIPINGSELSVHIDKQGQIRSFSKQLYSLRGQKLPSFSFPKSKLHTSMSNIYGAYSSQIEAQLLWDKGKLIPIYRLHNFSHGSVYQFEVLVDAEKGKEISWKDLGLYHTETTGDTTGRARVFKPNPCTKANVNYGDLFIDSMDFHKTIFESLMDSVVLEGLCIEGDSFLLKGPYVEITDLEAPAVPSVKSIDGDFYFRRDESGFEQVMAYYHIDRMQRWVRSIGFGNIQTIPIKVDAQGTESDNSVTVIKDSVPNILFGRGGVDDAEDADVIIHEYGHALSYFASGVIAKRGSRERLGLDEGIGDYLAAIYSQDLGFDNYRILFNWDGHNEFWPGRQVSASDNYPPQDSSIHDFGGIWASTLLDLRNQIGKGLIDSLFFQSLFFNDLNTDLPTAAQHFLMADSLLFEGAHTEAISFTFCQKGLLPDLNGDCSVVSVGESLKDFRPKVFPNPNSGIFFLELNPSTNPEARLEVFNELGQIIFRQEINQRRMKVDLAGNSPGLYFLKIQATNGQIYAQKVILE; encoded by the coding sequence ATGAGAAATAGAAGCTTTTCTGTGTTTTTACTGATTTGTTTTTGGGGGATTAGTCTTCCCGCTTTTGCACAGGAGCTTGCATTACTCAAAAAAACGAAAGTCAGGAGTCTCCAGGATTTAGAACTTTTGCTTGAGCAGCATGTTCCTGAATTAGGAACAGAGGCTTCTCACTTAGAACTCCTACACTTCAAAGAAAGCCCTGCTGCTTATCACTATCTTTTTCGTCAGCTCTTTAAAGAAATACCGATAAACGGTTCAGAGCTATCTGTTCACATAGATAAGCAAGGCCAAATTCGAAGTTTCTCAAAACAACTATATTCCCTAAGAGGCCAGAAACTACCTTCCTTTAGCTTTCCAAAATCAAAGCTCCACACAAGCATGAGCAATATCTATGGGGCATATAGCAGCCAGATCGAAGCTCAGCTCTTATGGGATAAAGGGAAACTCATTCCGATTTACAGGCTTCACAATTTCAGCCACGGAAGTGTCTATCAATTTGAAGTATTGGTAGATGCTGAAAAAGGAAAGGAAATTAGCTGGAAAGACCTGGGCCTTTATCATACAGAAACTACTGGAGATACGACGGGACGGGCGAGGGTATTCAAGCCCAATCCCTGTACAAAAGCCAATGTCAATTATGGGGACCTCTTCATTGACAGCATGGATTTTCATAAGACCATCTTTGAGTCTTTGATGGATAGTGTAGTACTGGAGGGTTTGTGCATCGAAGGAGACAGTTTTTTATTGAAAGGCCCTTATGTAGAAATCACAGACCTTGAGGCTCCGGCTGTTCCTAGTGTAAAAAGCATAGATGGAGATTTCTATTTCCGAAGAGATGAGTCGGGTTTTGAGCAGGTGATGGCCTATTACCATATCGACCGCATGCAGCGCTGGGTCAGAAGCATCGGCTTTGGCAACATTCAAACCATCCCCATAAAAGTAGATGCACAGGGAACCGAAAGCGACAACTCGGTAACTGTCATCAAAGACAGCGTCCCTAATATCCTTTTCGGGCGGGGGGGAGTTGATGATGCCGAAGACGCGGATGTGATCATTCATGAGTATGGTCATGCCTTGTCCTATTTTGCCAGTGGGGTTATCGCCAAAAGAGGAAGCAGAGAACGATTGGGCCTTGATGAAGGCATCGGAGATTATCTTGCAGCCATTTATAGCCAGGATCTTGGCTTTGACAATTATCGGATTCTCTTTAACTGGGATGGGCACAATGAATTTTGGCCAGGCAGACAGGTTTCGGCAAGTGATAATTATCCCCCGCAGGATTCATCCATTCATGACTTTGGGGGAATATGGGCAAGCACGCTTCTGGATCTTCGCAACCAAATTGGTAAAGGACTTATTGATTCCCTCTTTTTTCAATCCTTATTTTTCAATGACCTGAATACAGATCTTCCCACGGCTGCTCAACATTTTCTGATGGCAGATAGCCTCTTGTTTGAGGGTGCACATACAGAAGCGATTAGTTTTACCTTCTGTCAAAAGGGATTGCTTCCAGACCTAAATGGAGATTGTTCTGTGGTTTCCGTAGGGGAAAGTCTGAAAGATTTTCGGCCAAAAGTTTTTCCCAATCCGAATTCAGGCATATTTTTCCTGGAGCTGAATCCTTCAACAAATCCTGAAGCCAGACTGGAAGTGTTCAATGAACTTGGGCAAATCATCTTTAGACAAGAAATAAATCAACGAAGAATGAAGGTAGACCTGGCCGGAAATTCTCCGGGTTTATATTTCCTGAAAATTCAGGCAACAAACGGCCAGATATACGCACAAAAAGTGATTCTGGAGTAA
- a CDS encoding AI-2E family transporter, with protein sequence MSKLNRNILFILGALAIATFVWFFGALLGYVLIAAVVALIGRPILRLLDKISIKGKKLPAALQAVVSLLVILGTIILIFGTFIPPLVSQLNKIQQVANSNTLNQGLNGPIQSIEYYNDQFGFIPEEQSVPEYIRSNVNKILNGAKISTILSSIVDFTGDFLIASFSILFIAFFFLKERGLMHGIVMALTPSKYAEEVNNVLEHTKELLTRYFIGVILEVLIVGGLISIGLGLLGVENAFVIGFFAGLFNVIPYLGPLIGGFVGILFAVLGALDMDFNSYILPLALKVLVVFAVVQMIDNFVLQPFIYSSSVKAHPLEIFLVILMAGNVAGVAGMILAIPAYTILRVIAKEFFDQFKLVQSITKDL encoded by the coding sequence ATGTCGAAACTCAATCGAAATATTCTATTTATCCTGGGGGCATTAGCCATAGCGACCTTTGTATGGTTTTTTGGTGCGCTGCTGGGCTATGTTCTGATCGCTGCGGTTGTCGCCCTTATAGGAAGACCGATTCTGCGTTTACTGGATAAAATTAGTATCAAGGGAAAAAAGTTGCCAGCGGCCCTGCAGGCGGTAGTGAGCCTTTTGGTAATACTTGGGACGATTATCCTGATCTTCGGGACTTTTATTCCCCCCCTCGTCAGTCAACTCAACAAAATCCAGCAAGTAGCAAATAGCAATACCCTCAACCAGGGCCTAAACGGTCCTATTCAATCGATTGAGTACTACAATGATCAATTTGGCTTTATCCCGGAAGAGCAAAGTGTGCCTGAATATATTCGGTCAAACGTCAACAAGATTCTGAATGGGGCGAAAATATCAACCATCCTCAGTTCAATTGTTGATTTTACCGGCGATTTTTTGATCGCCTCCTTTTCCATTCTCTTTATCGCCTTCTTTTTCCTGAAAGAGCGGGGACTTATGCATGGAATTGTAATGGCTCTTACCCCTTCTAAATATGCTGAAGAAGTAAACAATGTCCTCGAGCATACCAAGGAACTCCTTACCCGGTATTTCATTGGGGTAATTCTGGAGGTACTGATCGTGGGAGGCCTGATTTCAATTGGGCTGGGATTATTAGGAGTAGAAAATGCATTTGTGATAGGTTTCTTTGCAGGGCTCTTCAATGTGATCCCATACCTCGGGCCCTTGATTGGAGGATTTGTGGGAATTCTCTTCGCAGTTCTGGGGGCCTTGGATATGGACTTCAATAGTTATATCCTTCCTTTGGCGCTGAAAGTTCTGGTCGTTTTCGCAGTGGTTCAGATGATCGACAACTTTGTGCTTCAACCCTTTATTTATTCCAGTAGTGTAAAGGCTCATCCTCTGGAAATCTTTTTGGTCATTTTGATGGCAGGGAATGTTGCCGGAGTTGCCGGGATGATTTTAGCCATACCCGCCTATACCATTTTGAGGGTGATCGCCAAAGAGTTTTTTGATCAGTTTAAGTTGGTTCAATCCATTACCAAAGACTTGTAA
- a CDS encoding RNA-binding protein, with translation MNIYVGNLAYSVGEQDLERVFSEFGEVVSVKIITDRDTGHSKGFAFVEMGDEDSGSAAIDGLHDQELSGRNMKVSKARPRTNNFGNDRRGGGGGGFRNNNRW, from the coding sequence ATGAACATTTATGTTGGAAATCTTGCTTACTCTGTGGGTGAGCAGGATCTCGAAAGAGTCTTCTCTGAATTCGGAGAAGTTGTTTCTGTCAAAATTATCACAGACAGAGACACCGGACACTCGAAGGGATTTGCTTTTGTAGAAATGGGGGACGAAGATTCCGGATCAGCTGCAATTGATGGTCTTCACGACCAAGAGCTTTCTGGCCGCAATATGAAGGTTAGCAAAGCTAGACCCAGAACGAATAATTTCGGTAACGACCGCCGTGGTGGTGGTGGCGGAGGATTTCGCAACAACAACCGCTGGTAG
- a CDS encoding sigma-54 dependent transcriptional regulator, with translation MQEGSKFKIFVVEDDEWYRELLGFNLESNPDYEVHKFESATACLSRLHENPDLITLDYNLPDMKGEEAFAKIKDVNPDIEVIVISEQGSIDTAVQLLKMGAFDYMTKAEDIQDRLMNTVHNVRKNSSLKSRIVSLEREVQKKYEFGNTIIGSSPAIKKVFGMMEKAIKTNITVTITGETGTGKEVVAKAVHFNSRRKDKPFVPVNMAAIPSELIEAELFGHEKGAFTGANNRRIGKFEEAHEGTLFLDEIGEMDITFQAKLLRALQEKEIIRIGSNKIVKTDCRIIVATNRNLIEEVKNGNFREDLYYRLFGLPIELPPLRERGKDIIQLSRFFLSNFARDNELPTYTLTPSAQKKLLSYKYPGNIRELKSIVELSAVMTNGNEIDEDVITFSTYDALPDVLAEEMTLKEYSNRIIQLYLKKYDDNIKLVAEKLDIGVSTIYRILKEDKEEA, from the coding sequence ATGCAAGAAGGATCCAAGTTTAAAATATTCGTTGTAGAAGATGATGAATGGTACCGGGAACTATTGGGATTCAATTTAGAGTCCAATCCAGATTACGAGGTACATAAATTTGAATCTGCAACTGCTTGCCTGAGCCGTCTGCATGAAAATCCCGATTTGATCACCCTTGATTATAATTTGCCCGATATGAAAGGGGAAGAGGCCTTTGCCAAGATCAAAGATGTCAATCCGGATATCGAGGTGATTGTTATTTCTGAACAAGGAAGCATAGATACAGCAGTACAATTATTGAAGATGGGAGCCTTTGATTATATGACAAAGGCTGAGGATATACAGGATCGTCTGATGAATACGGTCCATAATGTTCGTAAAAATAGCTCGCTGAAATCACGGATCGTCAGCCTCGAACGAGAAGTCCAGAAGAAATACGAATTTGGCAATACCATCATCGGAAGCAGTCCTGCAATCAAGAAGGTCTTTGGTATGATGGAAAAAGCCATCAAAACCAATATTACAGTTACCATCACCGGAGAGACAGGTACCGGGAAAGAAGTGGTAGCTAAAGCCGTTCATTTCAATTCCCGTAGAAAGGATAAACCTTTCGTTCCGGTCAATATGGCTGCCATTCCTTCTGAACTTATCGAAGCTGAATTGTTTGGGCATGAGAAAGGCGCGTTTACAGGAGCGAATAACAGAAGAATCGGAAAATTTGAGGAGGCACATGAAGGAACCCTCTTTTTAGATGAGATCGGAGAAATGGATATCACTTTCCAGGCAAAACTTCTAAGGGCTTTGCAGGAAAAGGAAATCATACGGATCGGCTCTAATAAAATCGTAAAAACGGATTGTCGAATTATCGTAGCGACCAACCGTAATCTTATTGAAGAAGTGAAAAATGGGAATTTCCGAGAAGATTTGTATTACAGACTCTTTGGCCTACCGATTGAGCTTCCTCCTTTGAGAGAAAGAGGAAAAGATATCATTCAGCTTTCCCGCTTTTTTCTTTCGAATTTTGCCAGGGATAATGAACTACCGACTTATACCCTGACTCCTTCTGCGCAGAAAAAACTTCTCTCTTACAAATACCCGGGGAATATTCGTGAGCTGAAATCCATAGTTGAATTATCGGCTGTAATGACAAACGGGAATGAGATCGACGAAGATGTAATTACTTTCAGTACCTATGATGCTTTGCCGGATGTATTGGCAGAGGAAATGACCCTCAAGGAATACAGCAACCGCATCATTCAGTTGTACCTGAAGAAGTATGATGATAATATCAAACTTGTCGCTGAAAAATTGGATATCGGAGTCTCTACGATCTATCGCATTTTAAAAGAAGATAAAGAAGAAGCCTGA
- a CDS encoding NUDIX domain-containing protein codes for MQVKSLVQNQHTKPITRCIFRKGDSILVAKGFDSQKGETFYRPPGGKIQFGEYSWATVRRQIKEVIGEEIKNLTFVGPLESIFQYEGNECHEIVFVFEGEFVNKQMYTQSQIITQGTDGKAMTIEWKPLSDFHRKKAMLYPDGLIDMLER; via the coding sequence GTGCAAGTAAAATCACTAGTCCAAAACCAGCATACCAAGCCAATCACCCGCTGTATATTCAGAAAAGGGGATAGTATACTGGTGGCGAAGGGATTTGACAGCCAAAAAGGTGAAACATTTTACAGACCACCTGGAGGAAAAATTCAATTTGGAGAGTACAGTTGGGCCACCGTAAGAAGACAAATTAAAGAAGTTATTGGGGAAGAGATAAAAAACCTTACCTTTGTGGGCCCTTTAGAAAGTATTTTTCAATATGAGGGTAATGAGTGCCACGAAATCGTCTTTGTATTTGAAGGCGAATTCGTAAATAAACAAATGTATACTCAAAGCCAGATAATCACCCAGGGGACTGATGGCAAAGCAATGACCATCGAATGGAAACCCTTGAGTGATTTCCACCGTAAGAAAGCAATGCTATATCCTGATGGATTAATAGACATGCTTGAACGTTAG